The Novosphingobium kaempferiae genome includes a window with the following:
- a CDS encoding CopG family transcriptional regulator, which translates to MSVKGKVRHQLFLSQALSDRFLAFAARPGVSRSDLLATALEDWLGRKDRCDLDDRFGPRLDRVIALLDRLVRDSHIELETLALFIRYELAINPPLADDDHARRAAGAVRFEAFLTQVARRVASGDRTLEARRTGDSTGAGMAPSVNGGPAR; encoded by the coding sequence GTGAGCGTGAAGGGCAAGGTCCGCCACCAGCTGTTCCTGTCGCAGGCGCTCAGCGACCGTTTCCTCGCCTTTGCCGCGCGGCCCGGCGTGTCGCGCTCCGATCTCCTCGCGACTGCCCTGGAAGACTGGCTGGGCCGGAAGGACCGTTGCGACCTCGACGACCGCTTCGGTCCGCGCCTCGACCGGGTGATCGCGCTGCTCGATCGTTTGGTGCGCGACAGCCATATCGAGCTTGAAACGCTGGCGCTCTTCATCCGCTACGAGCTCGCGATCAATCCGCCGCTCGCGGACGACGACCATGCACGCCGCGCCGCCGGGGCCGTGCGCTTCGAGGCATTTCTCACCCAGGTGGCGCGCAGGGTTGCATCGGGCGATCGCACCCTCGAGGCGCGCAGGACGGGCGACAGCACCGGCGCCGGCATGGCACCATCCGTGAACGGGGGCCCCGCACGATGA
- a CDS encoding MucR family transcriptional regulator: MADTEHSDVTALTVELLSAYLSNNTVAPADLADLIRSTRAVLEAPDAPAQAEEPVEVHTPAVSVRKSLANPNHILSLIDGKPYQTLKRHLARHGLTPQAYRDRYGLPDSYPMVSPSFADRRREIAKTIGLGRRGRAQAAAAPVTEAPVSEPRVPEASVAGAETAAPGTVIPDAPVAKAAVKAVGKDEGKASSSPAGRRTPKAAATPPAPKTASRTRTPPRKSAAAKTPAEAGPTPAPAATPPIDGAATAPAAVAVPVRKPRQARAENPSKVAAAKPGEAAVAPAVKGGKGRGRAASPATASATPPAAPAATDGPPAKPTRAGRPKRAIAPAAAPPVPAEVASPPAAVVPDTASPAEGAKTKPARKRTVRMARPRAEAAATEKRTGKPPKA, from the coding sequence ATGGCCGACACCGAACATTCCGACGTCACCGCGCTTACTGTCGAACTGCTCAGCGCATACCTCAGCAACAACACGGTCGCGCCAGCAGATCTAGCCGACCTGATCCGCTCGACGCGCGCGGTACTGGAGGCGCCGGATGCGCCTGCACAGGCCGAAGAGCCCGTCGAAGTGCATACGCCCGCCGTCTCGGTGCGAAAGAGCCTCGCGAACCCGAACCACATCCTCAGCCTCATCGACGGCAAGCCGTACCAGACCCTGAAACGTCACCTCGCCAGGCATGGCCTCACGCCGCAGGCCTATCGCGACCGCTACGGCCTGCCCGACAGCTATCCCATGGTCTCACCAAGCTTCGCGGACCGGCGTCGGGAAATCGCCAAGACCATCGGGCTGGGCAGGCGTGGCAGGGCGCAGGCCGCTGCGGCACCGGTAACGGAAGCGCCTGTATCGGAACCACGGGTGCCGGAAGCAAGCGTCGCCGGAGCCGAAACCGCCGCCCCCGGAACCGTCATACCCGATGCACCTGTCGCGAAGGCCGCAGTGAAGGCTGTAGGAAAGGATGAAGGGAAAGCCTCGTCTTCGCCGGCTGGCAGGCGGACGCCCAAGGCCGCCGCAACACCGCCGGCGCCCAAGACAGCATCGCGGACCCGCACCCCGCCCCGCAAATCCGCGGCAGCCAAAACACCCGCCGAAGCCGGGCCCACCCCTGCCCCCGCAGCGACACCGCCGATCGATGGTGCCGCGACGGCGCCTGCGGCCGTAGCCGTTCCGGTCAGGAAGCCGCGCCAAGCCCGTGCGGAAAATCCGTCGAAGGTCGCTGCGGCAAAGCCCGGCGAGGCTGCCGTAGCCCCGGCGGTCAAGGGGGGCAAAGGCAGGGGCCGCGCCGCCTCTCCGGCTACGGCGTCGGCGACACCTCCGGCCGCTCCGGCAGCGACTGATGGTCCCCCCGCCAAGCCGACCCGCGCCGGCCGGCCGAAGCGTGCGATCGCCCCGGCAGCCGCGCCACCGGTGCCAGCCGAGGTCGCATCCCCGCCGGCCGCGGTGGTTCCCGATACGGCCTCCCCGGCGGAAGGGGCGAAGACGAAGCCCGCAAGGAAGCGCACGGTGCGCATGGCCCGGCCCAGAGCTGAAGCCGCTGCGACCGAAAAACGGACCGGTAAACCACCGAAGGCCTGA
- a CDS encoding thermonuclease family protein, which translates to MFRFLTGSLLLLAAPAIRAEEVTGLARAIDGDSLQVGDREIRLFGIDAPEYRQTCRDGIANWSCGKDAAVALRTLVDGRGVSCEAHARDVYGRTVATCRQGGLDVALEMVARGLAVVLEDAPTAYLDRQAASKAARAGIWGSQFEMPNAYRAAHPRSDDAGPVRPATAARPAPFTRSQPKTGPQGAMWQSCAQARAAGAAPVHRGEPGYNPRLDGDGDGIACEPYRQRR; encoded by the coding sequence ATGTTTCGTTTCCTCACAGGTTCCCTGCTGCTGCTCGCGGCGCCCGCCATCCGGGCCGAAGAGGTGACGGGCCTCGCCCGTGCGATCGACGGCGATTCGCTCCAGGTCGGTGACCGCGAGATCCGCCTCTTCGGCATCGACGCCCCCGAGTATCGCCAGACCTGTCGGGACGGCATCGCCAACTGGAGCTGCGGCAAGGATGCTGCCGTCGCTCTGCGCACCCTGGTCGATGGTCGAGGCGTGAGCTGCGAGGCGCATGCGCGAGACGTCTACGGGCGAACCGTCGCGACCTGCAGGCAGGGCGGTCTCGACGTCGCCCTGGAAATGGTGGCCCGTGGCCTTGCTGTCGTGCTCGAGGACGCGCCGACCGCCTACCTCGACCGGCAAGCCGCGAGCAAGGCGGCGCGTGCCGGTATCTGGGGCTCGCAATTCGAAATGCCCAACGCTTATCGCGCTGCGCACCCCCGCAGTGACGACGCCGGCCCTGTCCGGCCCGCTACCGCGGCGCGCCCGGCACCATTCACGCGGAGCCAGCCGAAGACCGGACCTCAGGGCGCCATGTGGCAGAGCTGCGCGCAGGCGCGTGCGGCAGGCGCCGCGCCGGTCCATCGCGGTGAGCCCGGATACAATCCACGCCTCGACGGCGACGGAGACGGCATCGCCTGCGAGCCCTATCGCCAGCGGCGCTGA
- a CDS encoding DUF3363 domain-containing protein produces the protein MGDDDFEPRLGRQGSADKGARRYAGRVAVSAGLHAGIDRRSGSRFSGRRIGRGASVGRLLSTRDSLSSLRARRVVVKTSLVRLRGRGLGAARAHLRYIQRDGVTRDGNPGDLYGPEQGGGDRLAMTGQGHRPGSGSGLEPGLESDRVTEGIDGRDFLARCQDDRHQFRFIVSAEDGDRYEDLKPLVHRLMREVGKDLGTELDWVAVDHHNTGHPHTHIVVRGVDDKGKDLVIAREYIAHGLRERAIEMVTRDLGPRLDHEIEARLTREVDQERLTSIDRRLLARMDADRRVMPRGGDPVFHALDSGRLQTLARMELAEPAGGAAWRLSEDMEASLRAMGERGDVIRLMQREMTRLRLEREQQIHTPDAGPLVGRVVARGLADEHRDRHYLIVDGVDGRSHYLDIGAGSANDALPSGALVRVVPLEARVREVDRTIVAVAAGNRGRYSQRAHLRHDPGATYAFAETHERRLEAMRRAGLAGPREVDGSWAISADHLARAQRFEELRLRERPVAIEVLAARPLAELARGEGVTWLDRELAQPSVAGVREGGFGQEVRSGLAARRQWLIEQDLASDGPNGFGMRRDALAQLQRRELVRLASGLARELDKDFAEARVGTRIEGRIARRVEGLSASYALVEKSREFTLVPWRPVLEKQIGKEGGGLMREGGINWQFGKSRQGPEIS, from the coding sequence ATGGGTGACGACGATTTCGAACCGCGCCTGGGCCGTCAGGGCAGCGCGGACAAGGGCGCGCGCCGCTATGCCGGCCGCGTCGCTGTGTCTGCCGGGCTCCATGCCGGGATCGACAGGCGCTCAGGCTCCCGTTTCAGCGGACGCCGGATCGGGCGGGGCGCGAGCGTCGGGCGACTGCTCTCGACCCGCGATTCCCTCTCCTCGCTTCGCGCAAGGCGGGTTGTGGTGAAGACCAGCCTGGTGCGCCTGCGCGGTAGGGGCCTGGGGGCGGCGCGGGCGCACTTGCGCTACATCCAGCGCGACGGTGTGACCCGCGACGGCAATCCGGGCGACCTCTACGGGCCCGAACAGGGTGGCGGAGACCGCCTTGCGATGACTGGGCAGGGCCATCGGCCGGGTTCTGGATCAGGGCTAGAGCCAGGCTTGGAATCAGATCGAGTGACTGAGGGGATCGATGGCCGCGATTTTCTCGCCCGCTGCCAGGATGACCGCCATCAGTTCCGTTTCATCGTCTCGGCCGAGGACGGGGATCGCTACGAGGACCTGAAACCGCTCGTCCACCGCCTGATGCGCGAGGTCGGCAAGGACCTGGGGACCGAGCTCGACTGGGTCGCCGTCGACCACCACAATACCGGCCATCCCCATACACACATCGTCGTGCGCGGCGTGGACGACAAGGGCAAGGACCTCGTCATCGCGCGCGAGTACATCGCCCACGGCCTGCGCGAACGGGCGATCGAGATGGTGACGCGCGATCTCGGGCCAAGGCTCGACCACGAGATCGAGGCGCGGCTAACCCGGGAAGTGGATCAGGAACGGCTGACGTCGATCGACCGCCGCCTGCTCGCGCGCATGGACGCGGATCGCCGTGTCATGCCGCGGGGCGGCGATCCGGTGTTCCATGCTCTCGATTCCGGACGGCTGCAGACCCTTGCCCGCATGGAATTGGCCGAGCCGGCGGGCGGCGCCGCATGGCGCCTGAGCGAGGACATGGAAGCGAGCCTGCGCGCCATGGGAGAGCGCGGCGACGTGATCCGCCTGATGCAGCGCGAGATGACCCGCCTGCGCCTCGAGCGTGAGCAGCAGATCCACACCCCGGATGCCGGCCCCCTGGTAGGCCGGGTCGTTGCCCGCGGGCTCGCGGACGAACACCGCGATCGCCATTACCTCATCGTGGACGGCGTCGATGGCCGCTCGCACTACCTCGATATTGGTGCCGGAAGTGCGAACGATGCCTTGCCTTCGGGCGCGCTTGTCCGCGTGGTCCCGCTCGAGGCCAGGGTACGCGAGGTTGATCGCACCATCGTTGCTGTCGCGGCCGGCAACCGCGGCCGCTACTCGCAGCGCGCGCACCTGCGCCACGATCCCGGCGCGACCTATGCCTTTGCGGAGACCCATGAACGACGCCTCGAAGCGATGCGGCGGGCGGGGCTTGCCGGGCCGCGCGAGGTCGATGGCAGCTGGGCGATCAGCGCCGATCATCTCGCCAGGGCGCAGAGGTTCGAAGAGCTGCGGTTGCGCGAGCGTCCGGTCGCGATCGAAGTGCTCGCCGCGCGCCCCCTGGCCGAGCTGGCGCGGGGCGAGGGCGTGACCTGGCTCGATCGCGAGCTCGCGCAGCCCTCGGTTGCGGGTGTGCGCGAGGGCGGTTTCGGTCAGGAGGTGCGAAGCGGGCTGGCGGCACGTCGCCAGTGGCTGATCGAACAGGACCTGGCGTCCGATGGTCCCAACGGTTTCGGGATGCGCCGCGATGCGCTGGCGCAGCTCCAGCGCCGTGAACTGGTGCGGCTCGCTTCGGGGCTGGCCCGCGAGCTCGACAAGGACTTCGCCGAGGCACGGGTCGGCACCCGGATCGAGGGACGGATCGCCCGGCGTGTCGAGGGATTGTCGGCGAGCTATGCGCTCGTCGAGAAGTCGCGCGAATTCACGCTCGTGCCCTGGCGGCCCGTTCTCGAGAAGCAGATCGGCAAGGAAGGCGGCGGATTGATGCGCGAGGGCGGCATCAACTGGCAGTTCGGCAAATCGCGCCAGGGGCCGGAAATCAGCTGA
- a CDS encoding VirB3 family type IV secretion system protein, which produces MPGGATQGGGQHVEGYEVPIHASLGAPLLLGGAPRGIAIVNGTLAAAVGLGLQQWLAGALIWAAGHSLAVLAARHDPDFAPVLLRHLRQKGYLAC; this is translated from the coding sequence ATGCCAGGCGGTGCGACGCAGGGCGGCGGCCAGCACGTGGAGGGGTACGAAGTGCCTATCCATGCCAGTCTCGGCGCGCCGCTGTTGCTCGGCGGCGCACCGCGCGGGATCGCCATCGTCAACGGCACACTCGCCGCAGCCGTTGGCCTCGGCCTGCAGCAGTGGCTGGCCGGTGCGCTGATCTGGGCGGCGGGGCACAGCCTCGCCGTCCTCGCGGCCCGCCACGACCCCGATTTCGCGCCCGTCCTGCTGCGCCATCTCCGCCAGAAGGGATACCTTGCATGCTGA
- a CDS encoding TrbC/VirB2 family protein, with amino-acid sequence MTAPRFHSLRAHSAAAQLGLERLTFHRLTPAALAATLAASLPGRAWASGAGMPWEEPLEQVLESVQGPVAKIVAVIIIIVTGLTLAFGESAGGFRRLIQIVFGLSIAFAASSFFLSFFSFGGGALV; translated from the coding sequence ATGACAGCACCGCGATTCCATTCGCTCCGCGCCCATTCCGCGGCCGCACAGCTCGGCCTAGAGCGGCTCACCTTCCACCGGCTGACCCCCGCGGCGCTCGCCGCCACGCTGGCCGCCTCGCTGCCCGGCCGTGCATGGGCTTCCGGCGCCGGAATGCCGTGGGAGGAGCCGCTCGAGCAGGTCCTGGAATCGGTCCAGGGCCCGGTGGCCAAGATCGTCGCGGTGATCATCATCATCGTCACCGGCCTGACGCTGGCCTTCGGCGAGTCGGCCGGGGGCTTTCGCCGACTGATCCAGATCGTCTTCGGGCTGTCGATCGCCTTTGCCGCTTCCAGCTTCTTCCTCTCGTTCTTCAGCTTCGGCGGCGGAGCGCTGGTCTGA
- a CDS encoding conjugal transfer protein TraG: MTPTKLLIGQFVVVLAIIVAGIWFATQWAASALAYQPELGAPWGHIAGIPVYAPWALFVWWFQFDAYAPLVFDEAGAIAAASGLVGCGAAVAGSLWRARQRGHVTTYGSARWATHGDARKAGLLVERGVFLGRLGARYLRHDGPEHIMAFAPTRSGKGVGLVVPTLLGWTGSAVIHDIKGENWNLTAGWRSRFSHCLLFNPTDMRSARYNPLLEVRRGANEVRDVQNIADILVDPEGALEKRSHWEKTSHSLLVGAILHILYAESEKTLSRVATFLSDPQRPFEATLRAMMSTNHLGNAEMPRVHPVVASAAREVLNKSVNERSGVLSTAMSFLGLYRDPTVSAVTAASDWRIADLVEGEYPASLYLVVPPSDISRTKPLIRLILNQIGRRLTEELHGASARGDVGSPRHKLLLMLDEFPALGRLDFFETSLAFMAGYGVRAFLIAQSLNQIEKAYGEHNAILDNCHVRVAFASNDERTAKRISDALGTATEQRAMRNYAGHRLAPWLAHVMVSRQETARALLTPGEVMQLPPSEELVLVSGMPPIRAGKLRYYEDPVFSSRVTSPPTLGERGFADRPANRAHDWAGESRAVDPRLVLPGDTVTPADDGGRDEAVEPEQEMTPPPAPPPATDALGFDQEVDDPAADKRGMDQAAQNRLARVTYAVEHAEGFATSRPSTMELDL; this comes from the coding sequence GTGACACCGACCAAGCTCCTCATCGGCCAGTTCGTCGTCGTGCTCGCGATCATCGTCGCCGGCATCTGGTTCGCGACGCAGTGGGCGGCCTCGGCGCTCGCCTACCAGCCCGAACTGGGCGCACCCTGGGGCCACATCGCCGGTATCCCGGTCTATGCCCCCTGGGCGCTGTTCGTGTGGTGGTTCCAGTTCGATGCCTACGCGCCGCTGGTCTTTGACGAAGCCGGAGCGATCGCGGCCGCCAGCGGTCTCGTCGGCTGCGGCGCGGCAGTGGCGGGATCGCTTTGGCGGGCGCGCCAGCGAGGCCACGTCACCACCTACGGCTCCGCGCGCTGGGCGACGCACGGCGATGCACGAAAGGCCGGGCTCCTCGTCGAGCGCGGCGTGTTCCTGGGACGGCTCGGCGCCCGGTACCTGCGCCATGACGGCCCGGAGCATATCATGGCCTTCGCGCCGACCCGCTCGGGCAAGGGCGTCGGCCTGGTCGTGCCGACATTGCTGGGGTGGACCGGTTCCGCCGTCATCCACGACATCAAGGGCGAGAACTGGAACCTGACCGCGGGCTGGCGATCGCGGTTCTCGCACTGCCTCCTGTTCAACCCGACCGACATGCGCTCGGCGCGCTACAATCCTCTCCTCGAGGTCCGGCGCGGTGCCAACGAAGTGCGCGATGTCCAGAACATCGCGGACATCCTGGTCGATCCCGAAGGCGCCCTCGAAAAGCGCAGCCACTGGGAGAAGACGAGCCATTCGCTGCTGGTCGGCGCGATCCTCCACATCCTCTACGCCGAGAGCGAAAAGACCCTCTCGCGGGTCGCGACCTTCCTCTCCGATCCCCAGCGGCCCTTCGAAGCGACGCTTCGCGCGATGATGTCGACGAACCATCTCGGAAACGCCGAGATGCCCAGGGTTCACCCGGTCGTGGCATCGGCCGCGCGCGAGGTCCTCAACAAGTCGGTCAACGAACGCTCGGGCGTCCTCTCCACGGCGATGTCGTTCCTGGGGCTCTATCGCGACCCCACGGTTTCCGCCGTGACCGCAGCGTCGGACTGGCGCATCGCCGATCTCGTCGAAGGCGAATATCCCGCCTCGCTCTATCTGGTGGTGCCTCCTTCCGACATCAGCCGCACCAAGCCGCTCATCCGCCTGATCCTCAACCAGATCGGTCGGCGCCTCACCGAGGAACTGCATGGCGCGAGCGCGCGAGGGGATGTCGGCTCGCCGCGGCACAAGCTCCTGCTCATGCTCGACGAATTCCCCGCGCTTGGCCGCCTGGACTTCTTCGAGACCAGCCTGGCGTTCATGGCCGGATACGGCGTGCGCGCTTTCCTCATTGCCCAGAGCCTCAACCAGATCGAGAAGGCCTACGGCGAGCACAACGCCATTCTCGACAACTGCCATGTCCGCGTTGCCTTCGCGAGCAACGACGAGCGGACCGCCAAGCGCATTTCCGATGCCCTTGGCACCGCGACCGAACAGCGAGCGATGCGCAACTATGCCGGGCACCGGCTCGCTCCCTGGCTCGCCCATGTCATGGTCAGCCGGCAGGAGACCGCCCGCGCGCTGCTGACCCCGGGGGAGGTCATGCAGTTGCCGCCTTCCGAGGAACTGGTTCTGGTCTCCGGCATGCCGCCGATCCGGGCGGGCAAGCTGCGCTATTACGAGGACCCGGTATTCTCCTCGCGGGTCACGTCGCCGCCGACGCTGGGCGAGCGCGGGTTCGCCGACCGTCCCGCGAACCGCGCGCACGACTGGGCCGGCGAGAGCCGCGCGGTCGATCCCCGCCTGGTCCTGCCGGGCGATACCGTAACGCCTGCCGACGATGGCGGGCGTGACGAAGCGGTTGAGCCCGAACAGGAAATGACCCCGCCGCCCGCGCCGCCGCCGGCCACCGATGCGCTGGGTTTCGATCAGGAGGTGGACGATCCCGCCGCCGACAAGCGCGGCATGGATCAGGCCGCCCAGAACCGTCTGGCGCGCGTCACCTATGCCGTCGAGCACGCCGAGGGCTTTGCCACGAGCCGGCCCAGCACCATGGAGCTGGACCTGTGA
- a CDS encoding HU family DNA-binding protein, giving the protein MNNNDLADTVAGAAGISKADARSIVDAVFAAIGDAAARGEEIALNGFGKFKVKDSPEREGRNPKTGEAMTIKASKKLSFIAAKAVKDKLNG; this is encoded by the coding sequence ATGAACAACAACGACCTCGCCGACACCGTTGCCGGTGCCGCCGGTATCTCGAAAGCCGATGCGCGTTCGATCGTCGATGCCGTCTTCGCCGCGATCGGCGACGCCGCCGCCAGGGGCGAGGAAATTGCGCTCAACGGCTTCGGAAAATTCAAGGTGAAGGATTCGCCCGAACGCGAAGGCCGCAATCCCAAGACCGGCGAGGCCATGACCATCAAGGCTTCGAAAAAGCTGTCCTTCATCGCAGCCAAGGCGGTCAAGGACAAGCTGAACGGCTGA
- the trbB gene encoding P-type conjugative transfer ATPase TrbB, with product MSGNPPETLSAVRRRAMLRSAMGPAIEAALGDPHVVEIMVNPDGMLRLDVLGQGVVATGTWLAPDQVERIVRLVATHARSEVHGDRPIVSAELPAHGQGAGERFEGILPPVSLGPCFAIRKPASRIHALGDYVAGGIVCAQGAAMLRDAVRMRRNILVVGGTSSGKTTLANALLAELAATDERVVLIEDTRELQSPAPDTVALRTRAGVVTIGDLVRSTLRLRPDRIIVGEVRGPEALDMLKAWNTGHPGGIATIHANGAAAALHRIESLVQEAVVTVPRRLIAEAIDLVVFLSGRGTARRITAIAHLDGLDPASGDYRLTDLLPPLDEQET from the coding sequence ATGAGCGGGAATCCTCCCGAGACCCTTTCGGCGGTACGTCGGCGCGCCATGCTGCGCAGCGCGATGGGGCCTGCGATCGAGGCGGCGCTGGGCGATCCGCACGTCGTCGAGATAATGGTCAATCCCGATGGCATGCTGCGCCTCGACGTGCTGGGGCAGGGCGTAGTGGCGACCGGGACCTGGCTCGCGCCCGACCAGGTCGAACGCATCGTGCGGCTCGTCGCCACCCATGCGCGCAGCGAGGTCCACGGCGATCGCCCCATCGTTTCCGCGGAATTGCCGGCGCACGGGCAGGGCGCGGGCGAGCGTTTCGAGGGCATCCTGCCGCCGGTATCGCTGGGGCCGTGCTTCGCGATCCGCAAGCCGGCTTCGCGCATCCACGCACTCGGCGATTACGTGGCAGGTGGCATCGTCTGCGCACAAGGTGCCGCTATGTTACGCGATGCCGTCCGGATGCGGCGCAACATTCTCGTCGTCGGCGGCACCAGCTCGGGCAAGACCACGCTTGCCAATGCGCTGCTCGCCGAACTCGCCGCGACCGACGAGCGGGTGGTGCTGATCGAGGACACCCGCGAGTTGCAGAGCCCCGCGCCTGATACCGTGGCGCTGCGCACACGCGCCGGCGTCGTCACCATCGGCGATCTCGTCCGGTCGACGCTGCGGCTCCGGCCGGACCGGATCATCGTGGGCGAAGTGCGCGGACCCGAGGCGCTCGACATGCTCAAGGCCTGGAACACCGGGCATCCCGGCGGCATCGCCACCATTCACGCCAATGGCGCCGCCGCAGCCCTGCACCGGATCGAGAGCCTTGTCCAGGAAGCGGTCGTCACAGTGCCGCGCCGGCTGATCGCCGAGGCCATCGATCTCGTCGTGTTCCTGTCCGGCCGCGGCACCGCGCGCCGGATCACCGCCATCGCGCATCTCGACGGGCTCGACCCGGCGAGCGGCGATTACCGCCTGACCGACCTTCTTCCACCCCTCGACGAACAGGAGACATGA